A window of Thermodesulfobacteriota bacterium genomic DNA:
ATCGAGACCGCCTTCGAACCCGATACCGATACCGATTCTGCCTCGGAACCCGCTTCCCGCCCTCCGGCCGCATCGTCAGCGGGCCAGGCTTCGGGCCGGCCGGTTCACCAGGATCATCCCCGCACACACCAGGGCAAGCGACAGGGCGAGCGCGGGGCGAAGCTCTTCCCCCGGCAGGAGGGCGACGCTCAGGAGCACTCCGAAGATGGGGGTGAAGAACGTGAAGGCGGCGAGCAGGCTCACGCTGTAGCGCTCGATGAGCTCGAACCAGGCGATGTAGCTGAGGAACGCCACCACGAAGCACTGGTAGAAGAGAGAGACCCCGATGGCCGGAGAGAACGCCGTCCACACGCGGTCCTCCAGGAGGGCGCTCGCGGCCAGGAGCACCGGTGCCGAGAAGGCGAGCTGGTAGAACAGGACCTGGAGGGGTTGGGCCCGCCCGGCCAGGTACCGCTTGATGTAGAGGGTCGTGGCGCCCCACAGGGCCGCGCCCAGGAGGATCGAGAGATCCCCCGGCAGGGTCTGGAGGGTCACGGGGCCCCAGTCGCGGGCAAACAGGCTCGCCACCCCTGCGAACGCGAGCAGGAG
This region includes:
- a CDS encoding DMT family transporter; its protein translation is MSHAGLPRGAVLVLLVLCLLWGGNMVAIKVSVAGVAPIFAAGLRSAVAAACVWLWMWARGVPLFPPGRRELLRHGVAVGVLFGLEFGFIYLGLRYTLASRSAILLYTHPFFVALGAHFLLAGDRLHPVKAGGLLLAFAGVASLFARDWGPVTLQTLPGDLSILLGAALWGATTLYIKRYLAGRAQPLQVLFYQLAFSAPVLLAASALLEDRVWTAFSPAIGVSLFYQCFVVAFLSYIAWFELIERYSVSLLAAFTFFTPIFGVLLSVALLPGEELRPALALSLALVCAGMILVNRPARSLAR